A single window of Loxodonta africana isolate mLoxAfr1 chromosome 10, mLoxAfr1.hap2, whole genome shotgun sequence DNA harbors:
- the ALKBH1 gene encoding nucleic acid dioxygenase ALKBH1 isoform X3, protein MVCLRLEESWRSWSPNLLLAQGRNHSQRQLIRHGRDWTVGWREMLIKRFIFISNPFLPGYQWHWVKQCLKLYSQKPNVCNLDKHMTKEETQDLWEQSKEFLRYKDVNKRRPRSLLEKLRWVTLGYHYNWDTKKYSADHYTPFPSDLAFLSEQVATACGFQGFQAEAGILNYYHFDSTLGIHVDKSELDHSKPLLSFSFGQSAIFLLGGLKRDEAPTAMFMHSGDIMVMSGFSRLLNHAVPRVLPDLTGESLPRCLEAPLPAVLPTDAVVEPCSVEDWQVCASYLKTARVNVTVRQVLATDQNFPLEPVEEKKRDITTEGCCHLDDKNSQVKRARLNPDN, encoded by the exons atggtctgtctgagactagaagaatcctggcgatcatggtccccaaacctccttttggcccagggcaggaaccattcccaaagacaactcatcagacatggaagggactggacagtgggttggagagagatgctgataaaga GATTTATTTTTATCTCAAACCCCTTCCTGCCAGGTTACCAGTGGCACTGGGTGAAGCAGTGCCTTAAGTTATATTCCCAGAAACCCAATGTGTGCAACCTGGACAAACACATGACTAAAGAAGAGACCCAAGATCTGTGGGAACAAAGTAAGGAGTTCCTGAG GTATAAAGACGTGAACAAACGGAGACCCCGAAGTTTACTAGAGAAACTGCGCTGGGTGACCTTAGGCTACCATTATAACTGGGACACTAAG AAATACTCAGCAGATCATTATACACCTTTTCCTTCTGACCTGGCTTTCCTCTCAGAGCAAGTGGCCACTGCCTGCGGATTTCAGGGCTTCCAAGCCGAAGCAGGTATCCTGAATTACTACCACTTTGACTCCACACTGGGAATCCATGTAGACAAATCTGAACTAGATCACTCCAAACCCCTCCTGTCATTCAG ctttggacAGTCTGCCATCTTTCTCCTGGGTGGCCTCAAAAGAGATGAAGCCCCCACAGCCATGTTTATGCACAGTGGGGACATCATGGTAATGTCAGGTTTCAGCCGCCTGTTGAACCATGCAGTCCCTCGGGTTCTTCCAGATCTTACGGGGGAAAGCCTGCCTCGCTGCCTAGAGGCACCTCTCCCAGCGGTGCTCCCCACAGATGCAGTGGTAGAGCCCTGTTCTGTGGAAGACTGGCAGGTGTGTGCCAGCTACCTGAAAACTGCTCGCGTTAACGTGACTGTCCGACAGGTGCTGGCCACAGACCAGAACTTCCCTTTAGAACCCgtggaggagaaaaaaagagacaTCACCACAGAAGGTTGCTGTCACCTGGATGACAAAAATAGCCAAGTAAAACGGGCCAGATTAAACCCTGACAACTGA
- the ALKBH1 gene encoding nucleic acid dioxygenase ALKBH1 isoform X2 translates to MVCLRLEESWRSWSPNLLLAQGRNHSQRQLIRHGRDWTVGWREMLIKSELLVSGFIFISNPFLPGYQWHWVKQCLKLYSQKPNVCNLDKHMTKEETQDLWEQSKEFLRYKDVNKRRPRSLLEKLRWVTLGYHYNWDTKKYSADHYTPFPSDLAFLSEQVATACGFQGFQAEAGILNYYHFDSTLGIHVDKSELDHSKPLLSFSFGQSAIFLLGGLKRDEAPTAMFMHSGDIMVMSGFSRLLNHAVPRVLPDLTGESLPRCLEAPLPAVLPTDAVVEPCSVEDWQVCASYLKTARVNVTVRQVLATDQNFPLEPVEEKKRDITTEGCCHLDDKNSQVKRARLNPDN, encoded by the exons atggtctgtctgagactagaagaatcctggcgatcatggtccccaaacctccttttggcccagggcaggaaccattcccaaagacaactcatcagacatggaagggactggacagtgggttggagagagatgctgataaagagtgagctacttgtatcag GATTTATTTTTATCTCAAACCCCTTCCTGCCAGGTTACCAGTGGCACTGGGTGAAGCAGTGCCTTAAGTTATATTCCCAGAAACCCAATGTGTGCAACCTGGACAAACACATGACTAAAGAAGAGACCCAAGATCTGTGGGAACAAAGTAAGGAGTTCCTGAG GTATAAAGACGTGAACAAACGGAGACCCCGAAGTTTACTAGAGAAACTGCGCTGGGTGACCTTAGGCTACCATTATAACTGGGACACTAAG AAATACTCAGCAGATCATTATACACCTTTTCCTTCTGACCTGGCTTTCCTCTCAGAGCAAGTGGCCACTGCCTGCGGATTTCAGGGCTTCCAAGCCGAAGCAGGTATCCTGAATTACTACCACTTTGACTCCACACTGGGAATCCATGTAGACAAATCTGAACTAGATCACTCCAAACCCCTCCTGTCATTCAG ctttggacAGTCTGCCATCTTTCTCCTGGGTGGCCTCAAAAGAGATGAAGCCCCCACAGCCATGTTTATGCACAGTGGGGACATCATGGTAATGTCAGGTTTCAGCCGCCTGTTGAACCATGCAGTCCCTCGGGTTCTTCCAGATCTTACGGGGGAAAGCCTGCCTCGCTGCCTAGAGGCACCTCTCCCAGCGGTGCTCCCCACAGATGCAGTGGTAGAGCCCTGTTCTGTGGAAGACTGGCAGGTGTGTGCCAGCTACCTGAAAACTGCTCGCGTTAACGTGACTGTCCGACAGGTGCTGGCCACAGACCAGAACTTCCCTTTAGAACCCgtggaggagaaaaaaagagacaTCACCACAGAAGGTTGCTGTCACCTGGATGACAAAAATAGCCAAGTAAAACGGGCCAGATTAAACCCTGACAACTGA